In a single window of the uncultured Pseudodesulfovibrio sp. genome:
- the fliJ gene encoding flagellar export protein FliJ, translated as MPKPFHFKLDKVLDYREQLEEQAKGALARAQAARDAQAEKLVGLEARYSAHLAAEAESRKSANDMWLWRQYKDALAQDISVARVELNSLELKLQKSRTEAVERSRDKKLLEKLKQTQAKRHHDQENAREEKENDEMSTIRFEPHDY; from the coding sequence ATGCCCAAACCGTTTCATTTCAAGCTCGACAAGGTGCTCGATTATCGCGAGCAGTTGGAGGAGCAGGCCAAGGGCGCGCTGGCTCGCGCGCAGGCCGCCCGTGACGCCCAGGCGGAGAAGCTGGTCGGGCTGGAGGCCCGGTATTCGGCGCATCTGGCCGCCGAGGCGGAGTCGCGCAAGTCGGCAAACGACATGTGGCTGTGGCGGCAGTACAAGGACGCGCTGGCTCAGGACATCTCCGTCGCCAGGGTGGAACTGAACAGTTTGGAACTTAAATTGCAAAAGTCCCGCACGGAAGCCGTGGAACGATCCAGGGACAAGAAGCTCCTGGAGAAGCTCAAGCAAACGCAAGCCAAGAGACACCATGACCAAGAAAACGCCCGCGAAGAAAAGGAAAACGACGAAATGTCAACGATCCGGTTCGAGCCTCACGATTACTAA
- a CDS encoding cobyrinate a,c-diamide synthase, whose amino-acid sequence MGTVKAFVIAGTHSGCGKTSISLGLMASLARRGVKVQPFKCGPDFIDPGHHALACAREGRPVPSHNLDGWMLGEPTNLDIFNRYAADSDVAVIEGVMGLFDGISGTGDAGSTAQMAKILGLPVILVVDARSMARSAAALVAGYADFDPEVTLAGVIFNRVGSASHAELLREAMTLVPDVPVLGCLGRDEEIATPSRHLGLVTPEQDGPDLTRYQRLADWVETGLDQDALLACVPEVDAVPPFEPVPQLPKVTIGLARDNAFCFYYEENLRLLREAGARLIEFSPLNDTHLPEHLDGLYIGGGYPELYAFELGQNTRMRRDIKEFCESGRPVYAECGGFMLLMNDIVTGRGRYAMAGVYPVRAEMGDKFRALGYREVTACEATILGQTGTCARGHEFHYSSIQPHDPEVLHPVYSMSGRKGPLETPEGFVTWNVLGSYVHLHFGSNPEIPRAFVAACQKS is encoded by the coding sequence ATGGGTACGGTCAAGGCATTCGTCATTGCCGGAACGCACAGCGGGTGCGGCAAGACCTCCATCTCCCTTGGACTGATGGCCTCCCTGGCACGCCGGGGAGTGAAGGTCCAACCCTTCAAGTGCGGTCCGGACTTTATCGACCCCGGTCATCACGCCCTGGCCTGCGCCCGTGAAGGACGCCCGGTGCCCAGCCACAATCTGGACGGCTGGATGCTCGGCGAGCCCACCAATCTGGATATCTTCAACCGTTATGCAGCGGACAGCGACGTGGCCGTCATCGAAGGCGTCATGGGCCTGTTCGACGGCATCTCCGGTACCGGCGACGCCGGGTCCACGGCCCAGATGGCCAAGATCCTGGGCCTGCCCGTCATTCTGGTGGTGGACGCGCGGTCCATGGCCCGGTCCGCCGCCGCGTTGGTTGCCGGATATGCCGATTTCGATCCCGAGGTGACCCTCGCCGGGGTTATTTTCAACCGGGTTGGCAGCGCGTCCCATGCCGAGCTGCTGCGCGAGGCCATGACCCTGGTGCCTGACGTTCCCGTGCTCGGGTGCCTGGGGCGCGACGAGGAAATCGCCACTCCCTCGCGCCATCTCGGGCTGGTCACACCGGAACAGGACGGCCCGGACCTGACCCGCTACCAGCGGTTGGCTGATTGGGTCGAGACCGGGCTTGATCAGGACGCGCTGTTGGCGTGTGTGCCGGAAGTGGACGCCGTCCCTCCGTTCGAGCCCGTACCCCAGCTGCCCAAGGTCACCATCGGTCTGGCCCGGGACAACGCGTTCTGCTTCTACTATGAGGAGAACCTCCGCCTGCTGCGCGAGGCGGGCGCACGCCTGATCGAGTTTTCCCCTCTGAACGACACCCATCTGCCCGAACATCTGGACGGCCTGTATATCGGCGGCGGCTACCCCGAGCTGTATGCCTTCGAGCTGGGGCAGAACACGCGCATGCGTCGCGATATCAAGGAGTTTTGCGAGTCCGGCCGTCCGGTCTATGCCGAATGCGGCGGGTTCATGCTGCTCATGAACGATATCGTCACCGGCCGGGGCCGTTACGCCATGGCCGGCGTCTATCCGGTTCGAGCCGAAATGGGAGACAAGTTCCGCGCCCTGGGCTACCGCGAGGTCACGGCCTGCGAAGCCACCATCCTCGGCCAGACCGGAACCTGCGCGCGGGGGCATGAGTTCCATTATTCCTCCATCCAACCCCATGATCCCGAGGTCCTGCATCCGGTGTATTCCATGAGCGGTCGCAAAGGCCCTCTCGAAACGCCGGAAGGCTTTGTTACCTGGAATGTTTTGGGGTCTTACGTACACCTTCATTTTGGTTCCAATCCCGAAATCCCGCGCGCGTTCGTAGCGGCGTGCCAGAAAAGTTAG
- the nhaA gene encoding Na+/H+ antiporter NhaA, giving the protein MAIRRFISCGIEPIEQVLMPFQEFFRSKSTSGILLIVSALTALVWANSPWAESYTALWETTFTVGFGTAALSKPVILWVNDGLMALFFFVVGLEIKREFLVGELSTRSHAVLPIAAAIGGMVVPASIFALVNHGQPSISGWGIPMATDIAFALGILALLGDRVPYQIKIFLTAVAIVDDIGSILVIALFYTADISFTMLGLGAACLALAFVANRMGVRTPVFYALVGCLLWFFVLKSGVHSTVAGVLMALAIPARTRCEAGAYAINASRLLEEYRKAAGPDESVLTNEDMHSSLLSMQRITTRAQTPLQRLENGLHPLVDYVVMPVFALANAGVLLTGGIPEGAMPAALGTVLGLVLGKPLGIVLMVLFIVHFSEGYPRGVTFRHFLGAGLLGGIGFTMSLFIATLAFGKAPGLLAGAKTAVLGASVIAGVAGYLVLRSAPSPKQPDK; this is encoded by the coding sequence ATGGCCATACGCCGATTCATCAGCTGTGGGATAGAGCCCATCGAACAGGTTCTCATGCCGTTCCAGGAGTTCTTCCGCTCCAAATCAACCAGCGGCATTCTGCTCATCGTCAGCGCCCTGACCGCATTGGTCTGGGCCAATTCCCCCTGGGCCGAGTCCTACACCGCCCTGTGGGAGACCACGTTCACCGTGGGCTTCGGCACGGCCGCCTTGTCCAAGCCGGTCATCCTGTGGGTCAACGACGGCCTCATGGCCCTGTTTTTCTTTGTCGTCGGCCTGGAGATCAAACGTGAATTTCTAGTGGGCGAACTGTCCACACGCAGCCATGCCGTGCTGCCCATCGCCGCGGCCATCGGCGGCATGGTCGTTCCTGCCAGCATCTTTGCCCTGGTCAACCACGGACAGCCGTCCATTTCGGGTTGGGGCATCCCCATGGCCACGGATATAGCCTTCGCCCTGGGCATCCTGGCGTTGCTCGGCGACCGCGTGCCTTACCAGATTAAGATATTCCTGACCGCCGTGGCCATCGTGGACGACATCGGCTCCATTCTGGTCATCGCCCTGTTCTACACGGCGGACATCTCGTTCACCATGCTCGGCTTGGGGGCGGCCTGTTTGGCCCTGGCCTTCGTGGCCAACCGCATGGGCGTGCGTACGCCGGTCTTTTACGCCCTGGTCGGCTGCCTGCTGTGGTTCTTCGTGCTCAAGTCCGGGGTCCACTCCACCGTGGCCGGCGTACTCATGGCTTTGGCCATTCCGGCCCGTACCCGGTGCGAGGCAGGAGCTTACGCAATCAACGCCTCCCGCCTGCTGGAGGAATATCGCAAGGCGGCCGGACCGGACGAGTCGGTCCTGACCAACGAGGACATGCATTCGTCGCTGCTGTCCATGCAGCGAATCACCACCCGCGCCCAGACCCCGCTGCAACGGCTTGAGAACGGCCTGCATCCCCTGGTGGACTATGTGGTCATGCCGGTTTTCGCCCTGGCCAACGCGGGGGTCCTCTTGACCGGCGGCATACCGGAAGGGGCCATGCCTGCGGCTCTGGGCACCGTACTCGGTCTGGTCCTGGGCAAGCCCCTGGGCATCGTGCTCATGGTCCTGTTCATCGTCCATTTTTCCGAGGGCTACCCGCGCGGGGTGACGTTCAGGCATTTCCTCGGGGCGGGCCTGCTCGGGGGCATCGGTTTCACCATGTCCTTGTTCATCGCCACCCTGGCCTTCGGGAAGGCTCCCGGCCTGCTCGCCGGGGCCAAGACAGCCGTGCTCGGCGCGTCCGTGATCGCGGGCGTCGCGGGCTATCTCGTGCTGCGCTCGGCTCCGTCGCCCAAGCAGCCGGACAAGTAG
- a CDS encoding tetratricopeptide repeat protein, with product MISEQERIEGVFSIERLAKIGTGTTARRVKQTAMYYAREVDGEKIELQGLNNKNVPFGPVEMITKDELLADYLPMPQLFKEVVGNLRSVQKSVARGDKFRKRGENFTAEYEYANALNLDEQNVRANFGIGLCLLARDEEEKAKKVFDRILSLDTAFSDDHKHLFNEYGIALRKKKLFGQAVDYYRRALGLSDDDENLWYNLARAQYERDDWAACAEAVAKCLELDPQHAEGRKLMDYLTKKGLV from the coding sequence ATGATAAGTGAACAAGAACGGATAGAGGGTGTCTTTTCCATCGAGCGCTTGGCCAAGATCGGTACGGGCACCACGGCCCGGCGGGTCAAGCAGACGGCCATGTACTATGCCCGTGAAGTGGATGGCGAAAAGATCGAACTCCAGGGATTGAACAACAAGAACGTGCCTTTCGGGCCGGTCGAAATGATCACCAAGGACGAGTTGCTGGCCGACTATCTGCCCATGCCCCAGCTCTTCAAGGAGGTGGTCGGCAACCTGCGATCGGTCCAGAAGTCCGTGGCCCGTGGCGACAAGTTCCGCAAGCGGGGCGAAAACTTTACGGCCGAATACGAGTATGCCAACGCGCTGAACCTGGACGAGCAGAACGTGCGCGCCAATTTCGGCATCGGTCTGTGCCTCCTGGCCCGGGACGAGGAAGAAAAGGCCAAGAAAGTCTTTGACCGTATTCTCAGTCTGGACACCGCTTTTTCCGATGACCACAAGCACCTGTTCAACGAATACGGCATCGCCCTGCGCAAGAAGAAGCTCTTCGGCCAGGCCGTGGACTATTACCGCCGGGCTTTGGGTCTGTCGGACGATGATGAGAACCTGTGGTACAACCTGGCCCGCGCCCAGTACGAGCGCGATGATTGGGCCGCCTGCGCCGAGGCGGTTGCCAAGTGTCTGGAGTTGGACCCCCAGCACGCGGAAGGCCGCAAGTTGATGGACTATCTCACCAAGAAGGGCCTGGTCTAG
- a CDS encoding DNA polymerase IV, translating into MRTWILHIDMDAFFASVEQMDNPELKGKPVAVGGTSDRSVVAAASYEVRKFGVRSAMSVVKARKLCPDIILVPGRMKRYKEISQQVMGVLREFSPTVEQASVDEAYLDGTGLERLFGPIDEVGRRIKTRMKEVTGLTCSVGAAPVRFLAKIASDMDKPNGMFIVRHDEVADFLRTLPVGKIPGVGAKLLDVLKRLGVRTCGDILLKPGEYWEERLGKYGAALYDRARGIDPTPVTPHEAAKSCSAENTFSEDTTDRVVLRKWLLAQAERVGEDLRRHGYKGRTVTLKIKYSDFSQITRSKSLDGRTDNTGVIYDTACALLEQVKLPRTVRLIGVGVSNFEARARQVTLFEEAPASKEATSELDKAVDEVRRKFGGKAVTRVELLGFKKKPTNSAD; encoded by the coding sequence ATGCGCACTTGGATTTTACATATCGACATGGATGCCTTTTTTGCGTCCGTGGAGCAGATGGACAACCCGGAGTTGAAGGGCAAGCCGGTGGCCGTGGGCGGGACTTCGGACCGCAGCGTGGTTGCGGCGGCCAGCTATGAGGTGCGCAAGTTCGGGGTGCGTTCGGCCATGTCCGTGGTCAAGGCGCGCAAGCTGTGCCCGGACATCATTTTGGTCCCGGGGCGCATGAAACGATACAAGGAGATTTCGCAGCAGGTCATGGGCGTGTTGCGGGAGTTTTCACCCACGGTGGAGCAGGCCAGCGTGGACGAGGCGTATCTGGACGGGACCGGCCTGGAGCGATTGTTCGGCCCCATCGACGAGGTGGGGCGGCGGATCAAGACGCGCATGAAGGAAGTCACCGGGCTGACCTGTTCGGTGGGTGCGGCTCCGGTGCGTTTTCTGGCCAAGATCGCTTCGGACATGGACAAGCCGAACGGCATGTTCATCGTCCGGCATGATGAAGTCGCCGATTTTTTACGGACCTTGCCCGTGGGCAAGATCCCCGGGGTGGGGGCCAAGCTGCTGGACGTGCTGAAACGGCTGGGCGTGCGCACCTGCGGTGATATTCTGCTCAAACCCGGCGAGTACTGGGAAGAGCGGCTGGGCAAATACGGGGCGGCCCTTTACGACCGGGCGCGCGGTATCGATCCCACACCGGTGACGCCTCATGAGGCGGCCAAGAGCTGTAGTGCGGAGAATACCTTCAGCGAGGACACAACGGACCGTGTTGTGCTCAGGAAGTGGCTGCTGGCCCAGGCCGAGCGGGTGGGCGAAGACCTGCGCCGCCACGGATACAAGGGGCGGACCGTGACCCTGAAGATCAAGTATTCGGATTTCAGCCAGATCACCCGTTCGAAGAGCCTGGACGGGCGGACGGACAACACCGGGGTCATCTACGATACGGCCTGCGCGCTGCTCGAACAGGTAAAGCTGCCCCGGACCGTGCGGCTCATCGGGGTCGGGGTGTCCAACTTCGAGGCCCGTGCGCGCCAGGTCACCCTGTTCGAGGAGGCTCCTGCCAGCAAGGAGGCCACCAGCGAGTTGGACAAGGCCGTGGACGAGGTCCGGCGCAAGTTCGGCGGCAAGGCCGTGACCCGCGTGGAGCTGTTGGGCTTCAAGAAAAAACCAACCAATTCGGCGGATTGA
- a CDS encoding magnesium transporter MgtE — translation MTKKTPAKKRKTTKCQRSGSSLTITKVLLSLVFLALLKLAVFGLLSVDSLTLKAVETVLPDVLSGETAEAQTNAAPAASTTPIADNANSEANRAAKEEAAKDQAAAEKRTEADMPAEWKALKKKEDELAIKERTLKEMEASIKAEAVKVQKLHDEIKSMLDEAKQIKDQRVKQLVDMLSNTKAKKAAEILQSMDDTLAVKVLSGMRGRQAGEILSFVESKKAAKLSEALTKLQIPFEN, via the coding sequence ATGACCAAGAAAACGCCCGCGAAGAAAAGGAAAACGACGAAATGTCAACGATCCGGTTCGAGCCTCACGATTACTAAAGTCCTGCTCAGCCTCGTTTTCCTGGCCCTGTTGAAGCTGGCCGTGTTCGGCCTGCTGAGCGTCGATTCCCTGACGCTCAAGGCGGTCGAGACCGTGCTGCCCGACGTGCTCTCCGGCGAAACCGCCGAGGCCCAGACCAACGCAGCACCCGCCGCTTCCACCACACCCATTGCCGACAACGCCAATTCCGAGGCCAACCGTGCGGCCAAGGAGGAGGCGGCCAAGGACCAGGCCGCTGCCGAAAAGCGGACCGAAGCGGACATGCCCGCCGAATGGAAGGCCCTGAAGAAGAAAGAGGACGAGCTGGCCATCAAGGAACGGACCCTCAAGGAGATGGAGGCGTCCATCAAGGCCGAGGCCGTCAAGGTTCAGAAGCTCCATGACGAGATCAAGTCCATGCTCGACGAGGCCAAGCAGATCAAGGATCAGCGCGTCAAGCAACTGGTCGACATGCTTTCCAACACCAAGGCCAAGAAGGCCGCCGAGATTCTGCAATCCATGGACGACACCCTGGCCGTCAAGGTCCTGTCGGGCATGCGCGGCAGGCAGGCTGGCGAAATCCTGTCCTTCGTGGAATCCAAGAAGGCTGCCAAGCTCTCCGAGGCGCTGACCAAACTGCAGATTCCGTTCGAGAACTAG
- a CDS encoding EAL domain-containing protein — MMAPKLFVKPLLLMVVIFGMIAVVTSVTFSNRLRHEMTREYESKALALARSVAESDIATILSKDAGELQGRIDQYLGINAVSYVLVADENGKVLAHTFVPVIPEQILRLVAETPRIETREEHLLRDVILDGKRYLHVSSPILSGLGGDVHIGMDYAVIDRNIHEAVLEQQVVMLILFGASLLLVFLFVVNISKPLRQLTEYAGRVAVKDFGKVPEINSNDEVGQLAKAMEAMTGQISELVGSLEDRVQQKTCELQEARDVLKHKVEERTSELMRTNTQLKIEIAERKVIGDALRKAEKKYRTIFENAVEGIYQSSLSGRFQDTNPALARILGYKSPEDLMSSIYDIGTQMYVDPERRKEFLRLIQERNEVKNFVSKVRKRDGRIIWVAENARKIVDENGNIVCFEGSIEDITMRKKAEDQLKRQAFHDPLTGLPNRALFLDHLRMAMERSRRRKHMFAVLYMDLDRFKVVNDSLGHDAGDELLRGVARVLEQCGRSVDTIARFGGDEFAILQEEISAPKDAIAIARRILEGVRQPFTIGGNEVFTSASLGIVLKTDGYDRPEALLRDADTAMYRAKELGKSRFKVFNRKMHDQALQLMELETDLRRAVDLREFEVVYQPIVQLDTRQVCGFEALVRWRHPEHGIIGPGDFISLAEDTGLIYAIDNLVLEEACAQVKRWQTLAQVEKGSDLTVNINISGKHFGQSMLAGQISRALEDSGLSADSLNIEITESALMDNPSVAEEILQQLKDLGIRICIDDFGTGYSSLSYLQRFPIDVVKVDRSFIIAVDEDPDSQAIVRTVFSLGESMGLKIVAEGVETSGQLGFLEREGCRFVQGYFFYKPLTVSEVDHLLEGQRRG; from the coding sequence ATGATGGCGCCCAAGCTCTTCGTCAAGCCGCTGCTGCTCATGGTCGTGATCTTCGGAATGATCGCGGTGGTTACCTCCGTGACTTTTTCCAACCGTCTGCGGCACGAGATGACCCGCGAATACGAGTCCAAGGCCCTGGCCCTAGCACGGTCCGTGGCCGAGTCCGACATTGCCACCATCCTGAGCAAGGACGCGGGCGAGCTTCAGGGCCGCATCGACCAGTACCTGGGCATCAACGCGGTCTCCTACGTGCTGGTGGCCGACGAGAACGGCAAGGTTCTGGCCCATACGTTCGTGCCGGTCATTCCTGAGCAGATTCTGCGTCTGGTCGCCGAGACCCCCCGGATCGAGACCCGCGAGGAGCACCTCCTGCGCGACGTCATACTGGACGGCAAGCGGTACCTGCACGTTTCGAGTCCCATCCTGTCCGGATTGGGCGGGGATGTGCATATCGGCATGGACTACGCGGTCATTGATCGCAACATCCACGAGGCCGTGCTCGAGCAGCAGGTGGTCATGCTTATCCTGTTCGGCGCCAGTCTCCTGCTCGTCTTCCTGTTCGTGGTCAACATCTCCAAGCCGCTGCGGCAGTTGACCGAATATGCGGGCCGGGTGGCGGTCAAGGATTTCGGCAAGGTGCCCGAGATCAATTCCAACGACGAGGTAGGCCAACTGGCCAAGGCCATGGAAGCCATGACCGGCCAGATATCCGAACTGGTCGGCAGCCTTGAGGACCGGGTTCAGCAGAAGACCTGCGAGCTGCAGGAGGCCCGTGATGTCCTCAAGCATAAGGTCGAGGAACGCACCAGCGAGCTGATGCGCACCAACACCCAGCTGAAGATCGAGATCGCCGAGCGCAAGGTCATCGGCGACGCCCTGCGCAAGGCCGAAAAGAAGTATCGGACCATTTTCGAAAACGCGGTGGAAGGCATCTACCAGTCCTCCCTGTCGGGCCGTTTCCAGGACACCAACCCTGCGCTGGCGCGAATCCTGGGCTACAAGTCGCCCGAGGACCTGATGAGCTCCATCTACGACATCGGCACCCAGATGTACGTGGACCCGGAACGGCGCAAAGAATTTCTGCGCCTCATTCAGGAGCGCAACGAGGTCAAGAATTTCGTTTCCAAGGTGCGCAAACGCGACGGCCGGATCATCTGGGTCGCTGAGAACGCGCGCAAGATCGTGGACGAGAACGGCAACATCGTCTGTTTCGAGGGGTCCATCGAGGACATCACCATGCGCAAGAAGGCCGAAGATCAGCTCAAGCGCCAGGCCTTCCACGATCCCCTCACCGGCCTGCCCAACCGCGCCCTGTTCCTGGACCACCTGCGCATGGCCATGGAGCGCTCCCGCCGCCGCAAGCATATGTTCGCGGTCCTGTACATGGACCTGGACCGCTTCAAGGTGGTCAACGATTCGCTCGGTCACGACGCGGGCGACGAACTGTTGCGAGGAGTGGCCCGGGTGCTTGAGCAGTGTGGCCGGTCCGTGGACACCATCGCCCGGTTCGGCGGCGACGAGTTCGCCATCCTGCAGGAGGAAATTTCCGCGCCCAAGGACGCCATCGCCATCGCGCGGCGTATCCTCGAGGGCGTGCGCCAGCCGTTCACCATCGGCGGCAACGAGGTGTTCACATCGGCATCGCTCGGCATCGTGCTCAAGACCGACGGTTACGACCGGCCCGAGGCCCTGCTGCGCGACGCGGACACGGCCATGTACCGGGCCAAGGAACTGGGCAAGTCACGGTTCAAGGTCTTCAACCGCAAGATGCACGATCAGGCCCTGCAACTCATGGAGTTGGAGACCGACCTGCGCCGCGCCGTGGATCTGCGCGAGTTCGAGGTGGTCTATCAGCCCATCGTCCAGCTGGACACCCGCCAGGTCTGCGGGTTCGAGGCCCTGGTTCGCTGGCGGCATCCGGAACACGGCATCATCGGTCCGGGCGACTTCATCTCCCTGGCCGAGGACACCGGACTGATCTACGCCATCGACAACCTCGTTCTGGAGGAGGCCTGCGCGCAGGTCAAACGCTGGCAGACCTTGGCCCAGGTGGAAAAGGGCAGCGATCTGACCGTGAACATCAACATATCGGGCAAGCACTTCGGGCAATCCATGCTGGCCGGGCAAATCTCCCGCGCCCTGGAGGACTCGGGTCTGTCCGCCGATTCCCTGAACATAGAAATCACCGAATCCGCGCTCATGGACAACCCGTCCGTGGCCGAGGAAATTTTGCAGCAGCTCAAGGATCTGGGCATCCGCATCTGCATCGACGATTTCGGCACGGGGTATTCCTCCCTGTCCTACCTGCAACGGTTCCCCATCGACGTGGTCAAGGTCGACCGCTCCTTCATCATCGCCGTGGACGAGGACCCGGACAGCCAGGCCATCGTGCGCACGGTCTTCTCGCTGGGCGAGTCCATGGGACTGAAGATCGTGGCCGAGGGCGTCGAGACATCGGGCCAACTCGGTTTCCTGGAGCGGGAAGGGTGCCGTTTCGTGCAGGGGTATTTCTTTTACAAGCCGCTGACCGTGTCCGAGGTGGATCACCTCCTGGAGGGACAGCGACGCGGTTAG